Part of the Solwaraspora sp. WMMA2065 genome is shown below.
GAAGCGGCGCGACTCGCTCATCGCGATGGTGCCACCTCGGCTGCCCCGGGCACCGCTGCTGGTCACCATCACCGGGGTTCTGGAGCTGGTCGGAGCCGTCGGCCTAGCGTTCCCGTCGACCGCACCGGTCGCGGCGATCTGTCTCGCGCTCCTCCTCCTGGCGATGTTCCCAGCCAACGTGTCGGCGGCGCGGCGTCAGCTGAAGATTGCCGATCGGCCGGTCACGCCCCTGGTTCCGCGCACGCTACTGCAGGTGCTCTTCGTCGCCTCCTGCGTCGCCGCCGCACTCTGACCAGCGGATGACCACTTTCGACGGGCTGCATGTCTGCTTGATCAGCGGGCGCGGCCCGGACACGACTCGCTACGCTGGCCTGGTGACCGCGGCCAATGAGATCGCCAGTAGCCGGTACGTCAGCCTGACCACCTACCGCAAGGACGGCGCCCCGGTGGCCACACCGGTCTGGCACGTACCGCACGGTGGCGAACTCTGGATCGTGACCGAAGCGGGCTCGGGCAAGGTCAAACGAATCCGGAACAACCCGCACGTTCGGGTGCAGCCGTGTTCCCTACGCGGGGCGGTGGCACCGGACGCGCCGAGTGTGACGGGAACGGCCCGGCTACTGGACGGCGACGGGACGGCGCTGGCCCGCAAGCTACTGGCCCGCCGGTACTTCATGGCACGGGCAGGGAACTGGTTCGCTCGCCTGCTCCGGGTACGCCGCCCCCCGATGGTCGGCATCATCGTGTCGTTCTGATCGACCCGACTTTCCGACCCGTGACCGAGCTAGACAGCTCCGGAGCTGTCGCCGCCCATGCAGGCCAGCCAACCGGGGGCCGTCAGGCTCCCTGGTTGGACCTCCCATACCGGCCGACGCCACACAGGCCGAGATCAGCGCGTCGTCGCCGTCAGAAAGTCACCGCGAGTAGTACGAGCGCCGTAGCTCAAGGCAGGCGTACCTGCAAGACATCGTCCACTTCCGAGGGAATCGAGACGAGCGGACCATGGTAAGGCTGGTGAAGACGACATAGCGTGATGCCGATCCGTACCCTACTTCAAGGAGCAATGCGTTGGAGAACGAGATTCAGCTGATCAGTGACGGCGATGGCCTGGCGGTCATCGGGCACCCGACGGCTGTCGATCGTTTCCTC
Proteins encoded:
- a CDS encoding PPOX class F420-dependent oxidoreductase; this translates as MTAANEIASSRYVSLTTYRKDGAPVATPVWHVPHGGELWIVTEAGSGKVKRIRNNPHVRVQPCSLRGAVAPDAPSVTGTARLLDGDGTALARKLLARRYFMARAGNWFARLLRVRRPPMVGIIVSF
- a CDS encoding DoxX family protein; this encodes MAPLIALIGGWLVLRMAGLLGIDALDGWQPALRGGLALMFVLTGVAHFSAKRRDSLIAMVPPRLPRAPLLVTITGVLELVGAVGLAFPSTAPVAAICLALLLLAMFPANVSAARRQLKIADRPVTPLVPRTLLQVLFVASCVAAAL